A stretch of DNA from Pseudonocardia hierapolitana:
GCTGGCCGTGAGCGACGCGGGAGAGCACCTCCGCACGGTCCGCAACATCTTCGGGCCGCACGCGCAGGTCCGGCAGCTGTTCGAGCTGATGCCCACGACCACCCCGGACGACTGGGCGGTGGTCGCGCGGCGGATGGGCAAGGTGCCGGAGGCGTTCGGCGGCTACACGGCGGCGCTCACCGAGGGGTCGCGACGCGGGCTGCACGCCGCGCCCCGGCAGGTGGAGACGGTCGTGGGCCAGCTGGACGAGTGGCTCGCCGGGGAGGGCGGCTCGTGGTTCCACTCGTTCGCGGCGAAGGCGCCGGACGGCGTCTCGGCGGCGGTGCGCTCCGAGCTGGTGGGCGCCGCCGACGCGGCCGCCGCAGCCACCGGGTCGCTGCGCGAGTACCTTGCCGGCACCTACCTGCCGGCCACGGCGGGCACCCCCGACGCCGTCGGGCCCGACCGCTACCGGCTCGGTGCCCGCGCCTCGACCGGGGCGGACCTCGACCTCGCCGAGGCATACGCCTGGGGCTGGGAGGAGTACCGGCGGCTCGACGCCGAGATGCGCCGGGAGGCCGGCGCCGTGCTGCCGGGAGCCGGCCTGCGCACCGCGATCCGTCATCTCGACGAGAACGGCCCAGCGGTGGAGGGCGTCGAGGATGTGCGCGCCTGGCTGCAGCAGATGATGGACACCGCGATCACGGAGCTGGACGGCACGCACTTCGACATCGCGCCGCCCGTGCGCGCGGTCGAGGCGATGATCGCGCCGCCCGGCAGCGCCGCGGCCCCGTACTACACGCGGCCGTCACTGGACTTCTCCCGCCCCGGCCGCACCTGGCTGCCGACGATGGGTGAGACCCGGTTCCCGCTGTGGCAGCTGATCAGCACCTGGTACCACGAGGGCGTCCCGGGCCACCACCTGCAGCTTGCCCAGTGGACCTACCTCGCCGATCGCCTCTCGACCTACCAGACGTCGATCGGCGCCGTGTCCGGCAACATCGAGGGGTGGGCGCTCTACGCCGAGCGCCTGATGGACGAGCTGGGGTACCTGACGGTGCCCGGCGCCCGGCTCGGCTACCTCGACGCGCAGCAGATGCGCGCGGTGCGGGTCGTGATCGACATCGGCATGCACCTGCAGCTCCGGGTGCCGGACGGCTCCCCGCTCCACGCCGGCGAGACCTGGACCCCGGAGATCGCGCGCGAGTTCTTCGGTGCGCACTCCGGACGGCCCAGCGCCTTCCTGGACAGCGAGATCGTGCGCTACCTCGGCTGGCCGGGCCAGGCGATCAGCTACAAGCTCGGGGAGCGCGCCTGGCTCGCCGGCCGCGATGCGGCACGGAAGGCCCGCGGTGCCGGCTTCGACCTCAAGGCCTGGCACGCCGCCGCGCTGTCGCTGGGCAGCCTCGGCCTGGACGACCTCACCGACGAGCTCGCGCGGCTCTAGAGACCTGGACCTCGAGCCCGTCCAGGATGAGCTCGAGCCCGAACCGCCACCCGTTGTCCTCCGACCGGCCGGACCGGGTGGCGGCCAGCACGGACGCGTAGTCGGCGTTGCGCCGCGCGAGCTGCTCGCGCAACGAGCCGGAGCCCTTCCCCGGGGTCCACGGCTGCGTGCCGGACACCGTTCCCGACAGCGTGTTGCGCACGTGCGCGCACAGCAGCAGGACGGCGTCCATCTGCTGGGGGCCGGTGAGGCCTGCCTCGGCGAGCACCTCGACCGGACACTCGATCCAGGCGACCTCGCGCGGCCCCATCACCCGGTCCCCGACGGTGGCCTGCGGCAGCCACGGGTGGCGCAACCAGTTCTCGCGCAGCAGCCCCGCCCACTCCTCGATCCGGGCCCGCCAGCCGGTGCCGCTCAGTTGCGGCGGCTCTCCGACCGCGGCCTCGATCGTGACGGCGAGCAGCTGGGCCTTGCCCGACACGTACCGGTACAGCGCCATCTTGGTGACTCCGAACGCGTCGGCCACGCGCTGCATGGACACCGAGTCGAGCCCGTCGGCGTCGGCGATCCGCACGGTCGCGTCCGCGATCGCGGCGATCGAGAGCGACGGCCGCGGCCCGCGGGTCGGTCGGCTCGGTGCGCCCCAGAGCAGCTCGATGACCTGTCCGGTGTCGTCGTCCATCCGTTCTCCGATCCGCTCTTGCCCCCGCGCCGGTCTTGCCGTAAACAGTATCCGCCAGATACTGTTTCTGCGGTACACAGTACCGCATGTCGAGGGGGAATCGACGTGCATGCAGCCTCGGTCACACACGTCCGCTGCGGCGTCGTCGGCTCTGCCGCGAGGTGACAGCCGACCGATCAGTTCCGGGCGGCCGCGCGGTCTCCACACCAGAAACCCCACCTGAGGAGAGAGTTCATGGGATCCATCAAGTCCGGCCTGTTCATCTCGCTCGACGGCGTCATCGAGTCGCCGGAGACCTGGCACTTCGACTACTGGAACGACGAGATGGGAGCCGCCGTCGGCGCGCTGATGGAGGGCAACGACGCGATGCTGCTGGGTCGCAAGACCTACGACGGGTTCGCCGAGTACTGGCCGCAGGCCGACCCGGACGACCCGATGACCAAGCAGATGAACGACTCGCAGAAGTACGTGGTGTCGAACACCCTCACCGAGGCGACCTGGGAGAACTCAACCATCGTCAGCGGTGACGTGAAGGCGGAGCTGACCAGGCTCAAGCAGGACAAGCAGCTCGGTACGACGGGCAGCGCCGTCCTGGTCCAGTGGCTGGTCGAGCAGGGGCTGGTCGACGAGCTGCACCTGCTCGTGCACCCGGTCGTGGTCGGGGAGGGCCAGAAGCTGTTCGCGAACGGGGCGAAGGTGCCGCTGAAGCTCATCTCCGCCACCACGTTCACCACCGGCGTGGTGCACCTGGTCTACGGGCCCGCGACCAGCTGATCGTCGAAGGGACACCAGCCATGTCACTCGCCCGGGTTCACAACTTCGCCATCTCGCTCGACGGCTTCGGCACCGGTGAAGGGCAGAGCCGCGACCTGCATTTCGGTCACGCCGGAGAGCGGCTGCACGAATGGATGTTCGCCACCGGGTGGTGGACGCCCGGCGGCAGCGGCGGCGTCGACGACGCGTTCGTCCGGCGGCACGACGAGGGGATCGGCGCCGAGATCATGGGCGCCGGCAAGTGGGGCCACCCCGGATGGCACGAGGACCCGGAGTGGAAGGGCGCCTGGGGTCCCAACCCGCCGTTCCACACGCCGGTCTTCGTCCTCACCCATCACACGCGCCCGCCGATCGAGATGGAGGGCGGCACGACCTACCACTTCCTCGACGCCTCGCCGGCCGAGGCGCTCGAGGTCGCCCGCGAGGCCGCGGGCGACCGGGACGTGCGGATCGGCGGGGGCCCCACCGTGATCCGCGAGTTCCTCGCGGCCCGGCTCATCGACCACATGCACGTCGCGGTGGTGCCGATCCTGCTCGGCAGGGGCGTGCCGCTGTGGGACGG
This window harbors:
- a CDS encoding dihydrofolate reductase family protein, producing MGSIKSGLFISLDGVIESPETWHFDYWNDEMGAAVGALMEGNDAMLLGRKTYDGFAEYWPQADPDDPMTKQMNDSQKYVVSNTLTEATWENSTIVSGDVKAELTRLKQDKQLGTTGSAVLVQWLVEQGLVDELHLLVHPVVVGEGQKLFANGAKVPLKLISATTFTTGVVHLVYGPATS
- a CDS encoding DUF885 domain-containing protein — translated: MTTTGSAVRSLADDYVRRLADLDTRVATSLGMHPGDDRVPDLSPEGQDATDELARTTLAAVAAAEPADDDDRRCARLLRERLEAQLAVSDAGEHLRTVRNIFGPHAQVRQLFELMPTTTPDDWAVVARRMGKVPEAFGGYTAALTEGSRRGLHAAPRQVETVVGQLDEWLAGEGGSWFHSFAAKAPDGVSAAVRSELVGAADAAAAATGSLREYLAGTYLPATAGTPDAVGPDRYRLGARASTGADLDLAEAYAWGWEEYRRLDAEMRREAGAVLPGAGLRTAIRHLDENGPAVEGVEDVRAWLQQMMDTAITELDGTHFDIAPPVRAVEAMIAPPGSAAAPYYTRPSLDFSRPGRTWLPTMGETRFPLWQLISTWYHEGVPGHHLQLAQWTYLADRLSTYQTSIGAVSGNIEGWALYAERLMDELGYLTVPGARLGYLDAQQMRAVRVVIDIGMHLQLRVPDGSPLHAGETWTPEIAREFFGAHSGRPSAFLDSEIVRYLGWPGQAISYKLGERAWLAGRDAARKARGAGFDLKAWHAAALSLGSLGLDDLTDELARL
- a CDS encoding TetR/AcrR family transcriptional regulator, producing the protein MDDDTGQVIELLWGAPSRPTRGPRPSLSIAAIADATVRIADADGLDSVSMQRVADAFGVTKMALYRYVSGKAQLLAVTIEAAVGEPPQLSGTGWRARIEEWAGLLRENWLRHPWLPQATVGDRVMGPREVAWIECPVEVLAEAGLTGPQQMDAVLLLCAHVRNTLSGTVSGTQPWTPGKGSGSLREQLARRNADYASVLAATRSGRSEDNGWRFGLELILDGLEVQVSRAARARR
- a CDS encoding dihydrofolate reductase family protein, with protein sequence MSLARVHNFAISLDGFGTGEGQSRDLHFGHAGERLHEWMFATGWWTPGGSGGVDDAFVRRHDEGIGAEIMGAGKWGHPGWHEDPEWKGAWGPNPPFHTPVFVLTHHTRPPIEMEGGTTYHFLDASPAEALEVAREAAGDRDVRIGGGPTVIREFLAARLIDHMHVAVVPILLGRGVPLWDGLEGLEKDYQVEATASPSGVTHLTFTRKGA